From Bdellovibrionales bacterium:
GCCAACTTACTTTCGTAAGAACTCTGGAAGAGTTTGAGTATGCAATTCTTAGTGTGCATAAGGCAAAAGAAGGCTCTGGTCTCTACATAGAAAAACTGTGCACTAGCGATAATAATGTTTATAGGTATCTGATAGTAAGGACTGAGCAAAGGTCGGTGGCAGAGTACCTCGGGAAAAAAATAAGTCTGTTGTCATTGCTTACAGACGCTAGTGACGGTGGCGGTTTTTTAGTAGATAGAAAGAGTGATGGCAGCATCCTAGATATCCACTCGATACGTTTTGATCAATTACCAAAGGGATATCTTCCTCAAAAGGTTGTATTTCACGATGAGAGTTTGCGTCCTGAATGGAAAGATATTCCTCAGCATTTTCTACTGGAAACCTGGGATGCTAAACTTCTTGCCATAATAGAAAAGCGATACAAAGATGTATATGGTTTTAGTTATGTTGCTATGAAGGGCTCAAACGAAAAGATATCAGGTTGGATACTTGATTACGACTACGACGGTGGGTACTCGTATATGCATGCCTTTAATCGCCTTAGGAATGCTCCACCTCCAAGACTTCAGGCTCGGTCAGTTGGAGTTGCGGCGAGTTCACCTGGGGTATTAACAATCGATGCCCCATCCACAGTTGCTATGTTTTTAAATCAATGCTTTCTAGTATTGCCATCTGTTGGAGGACTATACGAAGCCGTTTACAAATGGTCCCGTCTAAGCCCAGCAATGATTGAAAAGATGCCTGCAAATGCAATTAAAGATTTGCGAGCGTTATGTGATGGATTAGAAATTAGAGTTGAGGCACTGTTGCCAGAACCCTCGGAAAGGTATACAGATCCTTACTCGAACCCGCGTTGCATTTTAGCTGCTGGTAAATTGGTTGCCTCATTTTACCGACGTATGTGGAAGTTGCTGGATCCCGAAAAAGGTGTCGAATATCTTAGTGTTACGACCACAAATCAAAACATTTCTTCTCCTGAAGGGGTGTATGATGACGATGGGGAAAATTCTTCCGAAATGTAAATCACTTTATTCCGCAGTTCTGTCCGCTCCTTTATTTACCCGCTTCAGGTGTTCCTCAAGACTAAACGCCGCAGCTCCGTGATACTTTTGCTCTGTTTTGGCTTTTGTAGGGGGTACTGACCATTTGATATCCGTCACCCAAAAAAGAACTGTAGCATAGTTCATATTTACTTCGCCCAACTCCGCATAGTAACCGATCGACGTGCGGCCCACCTTACCTTCGCCCCTGGCAACGCCTTGCTCGAACTTTAGTGTTTTTTGAAGAGCCGAGTTACCTTTGCGGTCCTTAACTTCAAAGTGGATTATATAGGATTTAAGCTCCTGTGTTGGACAGCTCTCGTTCATTTTGCAAACGGGCTTCACTTTTCTCCGCTCAGAAATATGGTCCCATGTTAGGGCGCATTTGCCCATCAAGCGGTCGCAATTCTGATCCATTTTGACGATCTCGAAATTTCTTAAGTCTTCATCGGCGCCGTTGTATTTTTCACTTGTAAGGTTTTTAAATTCTTTGGGTGATCCTTGGCCGTAGGATTGCCCAAAGGCGGCCTCTAAGAAAAGTAGGGTAAATATAAGCCCGATGGTCATAACTCGCCTCCTAGTCGATTTTCACGCGTTTAATGGATATTTCAAAAGTGCCTTTAAAAAAATCTTCGGTCATAATTTTGGTGATGGGCTCCTGGCGGTCCTCTTCCCCGAATAACAAAAAGTGCATAGATACCCCCAAGTGTTGTGCTACCTTCTGGGTATGCACTGGATTCTTTGGTGTCCTATTATTGACCCACTCTCCCAGCGTGCTTGCAGGGACGCCCGTAGCTTTGGAGAGAGCCTTTAAGGAATATCGCTGCTTGCCCATTAGTGCGGACAAAACTTTGCCAATTTTAATTTCGCTCATACAATGATCCATAGGATCGTGGGTATGCGAGTCTGAAGTAAGTCCAATTCCCGTTATCGGGACGCAAAAACGATGAGTCGGTCATTTTGAACGACGTTAGAGTGAAAGTCATAGAACCTCCGTGTAGCGGGTGTATTTAAAGACGCGATTAAAGCTGTGATAAAGCTAGGTGACCTAGCTCCAGCGTAGAAAAAAGGGTAAAAGGTTCCGCATCGTTCTAAATCGGACAAGTTCTTATGTGTTTATTATTACTAAGTTATTGAATGAAAACATTGGGTTAGCGGAGCGGTCGTTAGTAGACTCGCTCTCTCCGCCAATTTTTGAATAATCTAGCAAAATCAGACGTATATATAATTAGAGTACGGACATGGCGAACCCGAGCTCTACTGGGTAGGCGAAATCCAATATTAATCTTTAAGTTGCAGTTTTTTACACTATACGGTATAGTGTAAAAATAAAGGGGCAACATGATTCGCAGCTTTGGAAATAAAAGTGCTCAGGACATCTGGGAAGCCAACAGTTCAAAATCGTTACCTCGAGAATTATGGCTCAGAGCCAAAGCGCTTTTAACCATTATGCACGGAACGACGGAATTGAATGATTTGAAAATAAAGGGTCAGCCACCGAATATTCGACTCCACAAGTTAAAGGGTAATAGAAAAGAAGAGTGGAGTGTCACAATCAAACTGCCTTGGTGTATTACCTTTAAATTCAAAGCTGGTGAATTTAGTGACGTAAAAATTGAGAATTACCATTAATGAGATGGAGGTATTTATGATTAAAAATCCAAGACCAATGCATCCAGGCATTGTTTTAAATGAAGTCTATATGCAAGAGATGGGGCTCAATCAGTCCCAATTGGCGGAAAAATGCGGCTGTTCTCCTAGGAAAATAAATGAGATCGTTAATGGTAAACGTGCAATTTCCCCTGATTTCGCTATTGTGCTTGAACGGGTGCTCGGGACAACAGCTGAAATGTGGGTGCGCATTCAAGCTGAGTACGACCTTTGGATTGCACGAAAACGAGTGGCTTAGTGGTAAAGAAAAAAATCAAAAAGAAAACGACGACAGTTCGAGCTCATCCTATGGAAGTTCCCGTCAGCGAAAAAAACCCGACAGGCGTAACTATCCGCGATCAGCATCTTCGTCGTTTACCCGGAACATATTTAAAGCGTGAGGATATTGGGGAGATTTTCAAAAGCCATAACCGAAAAGACATTACATACCCCACAGCGGGAAAAATTTCAGAGCACAAAACAGCAGACGATTATGATGAGCTCATCGCGGTCTGGACGAACTACTTCAACACTAAATTAAAAACTGATCCATCATTAGATCCCGATGTCTTTAAGGCTCTTTTGGCCAGTGAATCAGGATTTCGCATTCATACTCCCGAAAATAAAATTGCTTTCGGGATAGCTCAAATGACCAAACAGACATGGACAGTTTTGCAAGATCCTAAGGGTGAAGCTAAGGAATTTATTTTTAATAATATCCGACACAAGGATTTAAAGGATCCATCCATTGCAATCCCTATGGGCATCCGTTGGCTCATGTATAAATCGAATAGAGCAGCCGCTAAACTTGGACGACAACCCACTCATGAAGAAATCATTCTAGAATACAAAGGCTTACTTAAAAGTAAAAGTCAGTACAAAAAAGACGCTTTGGATAGCTATAGGAAGTATTATGGAAAACTTAAAGGTAAGTAGTGTGTGCGCAATGATACTTGGCATATCTTTTGCGGGCTGTACAACATCTTCATTTAAGCTTTTAAATCAAAAAGATATGGCAATGGAGTTTCTGATTACCCCAGACAGAATCATTCTGGAATGTGAGAGAGTCGAAACAGATGATCGCGGAGTCGTGGCGGGATTCCTGATGTATGTCGTGGATGACAAAAAGACAAGTTTTACCATGGTGCAGACAAATACTCTCGATAGAGAAAGCTGTGAGCGTAGAATTAAAAAAATAGAAAGAATATTAAGCAATGGTCGCCAAATATATTTGGCGGGCATAGGAGATTTCCGAGAACCTAGAGAGCTGGGACCACGCAAGTATACTTTTCCTCGGCTTGGCACCATCGAACATAATGGACGATCTCTGCAATTTATCGCTGTTAAGAACGAGCTTAATCAGTGCTTTGGGGCATTCTCTGCAGAAGAGCCGCCTTGTCCCCCGGAACCCTTTCCAATAAAAAAGTGATATTTATCGGAATTTTTGGATGCCCCCGACGCGCACCCGAAGGGCGTTAGGCAGGAGCCTAACGTCAATCTCGCTCCGACATATTTACTAAACCACCACGGTGGCCGATTTCCAATTCAAATTCCCAACATACTCTTCGAGCCCTCGTCCGTCATCAGACTGTGCGAACAAATTCATCCAATTGTTGTCTAACAAATGACGAACATGAGAGTGCTTCTGAATAATGCCGCTAATCGCGGAAGTGGGCGCCGCGATCACTACGTTCAGGCGCAGTGGTTTATGAACAAATTGAGTTCCGTCATGGACCGATTGCCAGGGGAGCCCCACTTTTAAGTCGCCACTGTTTCCTTCGATCACGCCAAGAGTGCCGATCACATTGTGAATGGTTTTATTCCCGGCGCCGAACACGGGGTTGTTTGTTGTTGACGCAAAATATTGCAAATTGATCCAGCTGGCGACGATCATAGGAGCGGTCATGATGAGCTCAAGAACGCTAAAGTCAGGATCTGTCTTCCAATCATAAGAGTGCAAAAAGGCCTGACCATTGAGTCGCGCCGACGACGTCAAACTGCGTGGACCGACAATGAACGCGTAGTTTCCAGCGAGTCCCCACTCCGGGCGCACTTGGGACCAGTCAGAGCAGCGTTGAATCACGTCGGAGTCGGCCTTGTCTTTTTTGATTCCGAGAAGGGTCGATCGCTCGGCGCGTGCGAGTCGAGAGGCGTGATTTAATCGAACTTGCAGCTCATCGATTTCTGATCTTAAGAATGCGGGAGCGTTTTCTGTTCCAAACAAAGTGATTTCATCCGTCGTGGTGTTATGGAGTGCGCCGAGGAACCATGTGTCTTCGGGAATATTGAGTCCGTCAGCTCCAAGAGCTAATCTCACCTCGGGATCGTTGAGAATGGTCGAGACCACGCGCGCGTTAGCGTCTCCGGAGTGTCCACCGCAGGCTCCACAGTCAAGCCCCGAGGCATGAGGATTGTTGATCGTTTCGCTCCCGTGGCCCACAAATAAAACGAGTCGAGAAATTTTTTGATTCAGTCCCATGTTTTTTAAAACCGATTTTGCAACTTGAAGCTTTTGCTCTCGAGTAAATCCCGTGACTTCGCCGTCGATGATTTCTTGGTCAATGATCGGAACGATGTTTTCTTTGTGAGGGATTTTTCGCAGGCCTAAGGTATTTTTTATAAGGCTCACTAGAGAGAAAAATCCGAGAGCCTCGACATAGGCAAAACACGCTGTGGCCGATTGGGTGAATCGTCTCCACGCGTTTTTTGATTGCGAATGAATTTGAGACTCTGTCACGAAAGCAGCCCGATCCTCTTTACGAAGAGGAGCCTCGAGCACTCGGAATCCCGTTTTAAGCAGGACGGGTCCACGCTCGCTTCCTTTTTCGTTCCCTAAACGTAAAAATTCAAAAGGCACCCCAAAAAAACCGGCAAAGCCTATGGTCTCTACGCCGGGATAGGAGGATTCGAGAGCCCGCCGATAAACTTCGGATCGCACGTCGATACAGAAGACGGCTTGAAGCGGAGGGCGTTCGATAGCGCCCGATGTTTTTGCAATTTGCGCTAAACTCGTCAGCGTCTTTAAAAGTTTTCGCTGATGGGCGCGCTCGTAGGCTTCGTGAAGTACAAGATCTAACGCGAGATTGGGATCATGCTTAAGATCGTGGTCGCGCGGCAAGCGAGCCGCTTCGTTCATTGAGGCCTTCCAAGCTTCGATAAAGGCCGGATCCTGGCGCTCTAAAAACAGTCCGTACCCCCAGACGACACGAATCGCAAGTAACTGCACCAGCGAATCATTGGTCTCGCCATAGAGTTCGCTTTTCCAAACGAGATGACGAACGAACGAGGCCCACCCGTTGATATCAAACAAAGCTCGATACAGATAATCCTCGGTCGCGCGCGCGGGAATACTTAATTTATCAGTGACAAACGCGATGGCCTCCACAGGATCGGTCGGCATCTCCGCCACAGTTTCCCGAAAGTGGGAGAGTCCCATAAATTCGGGATTGCGATCAATTTTTTGCCAAGCGAGCCAGGCGGAGTAGAGGGATTTTTCTTTGAGAGGAAATGGTAAGAGGGCCTGACCACTATCGTAGTAACTGGCGCAAAATTTAGCGATTTCATCAATCATAAAAGCGGTTCGCGATGAGTGGCGATCGCCATGGGCGAGTTTATCTAAAACTTCCGACACTGTTGCGACAACGGCGCGCGGCGGTTTTTGGTCGGACGCCACGTTCTCGAGAATTGTTTTTATCACTTCCACAGATTGGGGAACTGGCCAATTGCTGGGGGCCAAAGAAAGTGCGGCCGCCAGATCACGGTCTTCCATCACACCCGATTGAATAGCTTCTCTATAAAAACCCCGGGGCATAAGGACGTCCGCGCGATTGATGCGACGGAAACTCGCGCACGCTTCGGAGAAGGGTTTATCGATAAAACCGAGGAAGGGATTTACGGCCACAAAACTATTGAGCGGCCAAAGCGGCGCTATTTTTTTGCAAGCTCCATCGATAGCTAAAGAGATTTCAGATAAATTCATGCGTCATCTCCGTTATTGTAATTGGGAATATATGTGGGTGGCCCCGATTGCGGAGCCGCTCCCGGCCAAAACAGAATCGCCAGTCGATTGGCAAAAGTATTGATATAAAATCCGTGAGACAGATGAATATAGAACGCGAGCCAACGCGGATTTTGATTGAGAGGCGCAATCTGAGGAATCATGGTCAAAGTACTAAAAAGTAATATGAGTAACACTCGAACGACCAGATCCACAGAGCTCAGATTTTGGCTCGTGCTGGGCAAAGAATCATAAAACGCCAGTGTCGCCAATCTCTGAGTCGCAAAAAACAAAATCGTAATTCCAAAGACGCTGACAAAAATGCGAGTTAGAAAATTAAAGTTCATTCGCCCTTTAAATCCATGAGCGAGGAAGATCGCAAGCCCCAAAGCAAAAATATAGCTCAAAGTGGAGGGGCCTGGCTGAGTGATCAGATTGGAGCCCGAGTAGATCCCCAAAAGCGTCACCGTCAGTAGTGAAATAAAGGTGGCAAAAATAATTCCATATGCAGATCCCTGCGGCGAGGGTTGAAGAGATTTTGCCGGCTGAGCCAGGCGCACGGTTTCTCCCGAGGAGAGAAAGGCGTGGGCCTTATAAGCCGAGTGAGCGATGATGTGGAGAAGTGCAGCGGAAAAGACTCCGAGCCCACACTCGAGCATCATAAATCCCATCTGCGCGATGGTCGAATAGGCGAGAGAAACTTTTACGGAAGTTTGGGTCATCATGACGAGCGAGCCGAAGAGCGCCGTCAACGCCCCTATGGCGATCAAGAGGTTCATGGCCGAGGGAGAGAGGGTGATGAGGTGGGAGTAGCGAATGAGCAGAAAACCACCCGCGTTAATAACTCCCG
This genomic window contains:
- a CDS encoding helix-turn-helix domain-containing protein, encoding MSEIKIGKVLSALMGKQRYSLKALSKATGVPASTLGEWVNNRTPKNPVHTQKVAQHLGVSMHFLLFGEEDRQEPITKIMTEDFFKGTFEISIKRVKID
- a CDS encoding type II toxin-antitoxin system RelE/ParE family toxin — translated: MIRSFGNKSAQDIWEANSSKSLPRELWLRAKALLTIMHGTTELNDLKIKGQPPNIRLHKLKGNRKEEWSVTIKLPWCITFKFKAGEFSDVKIENYH
- a CDS encoding HigA family addiction module antidote protein, which translates into the protein MIKNPRPMHPGIVLNEVYMQEMGLNQSQLAEKCGCSPRKINEIVNGKRAISPDFAIVLERVLGTTAEMWVRIQAEYDLWIARKRVA
- a CDS encoding transglycosylase SLT domain-containing protein, with the protein product MVKKKIKKKTTTVRAHPMEVPVSEKNPTGVTIRDQHLRRLPGTYLKREDIGEIFKSHNRKDITYPTAGKISEHKTADDYDELIAVWTNYFNTKLKTDPSLDPDVFKALLASESGFRIHTPENKIAFGIAQMTKQTWTVLQDPKGEAKEFIFNNIRHKDLKDPSIAIPMGIRWLMYKSNRAAAKLGRQPTHEEIILEYKGLLKSKSQYKKDALDSYRKYYGKLKGK
- a CDS encoding DUF2309 domain-containing protein, with the protein product MNLSEISLAIDGACKKIAPLWPLNSFVAVNPFLGFIDKPFSEACASFRRINRADVLMPRGFYREAIQSGVMEDRDLAAALSLAPSNWPVPQSVEVIKTILENVASDQKPPRAVVATVSEVLDKLAHGDRHSSRTAFMIDEIAKFCASYYDSGQALLPFPLKEKSLYSAWLAWQKIDRNPEFMGLSHFRETVAEMPTDPVEAIAFVTDKLSIPARATEDYLYRALFDINGWASFVRHLVWKSELYGETNDSLVQLLAIRVVWGYGLFLERQDPAFIEAWKASMNEAARLPRDHDLKHDPNLALDLVLHEAYERAHQRKLLKTLTSLAQIAKTSGAIERPPLQAVFCIDVRSEVYRRALESSYPGVETIGFAGFFGVPFEFLRLGNEKGSERGPVLLKTGFRVLEAPLRKEDRAAFVTESQIHSQSKNAWRRFTQSATACFAYVEALGFFSLVSLIKNTLGLRKIPHKENIVPIIDQEIIDGEVTGFTREQKLQVAKSVLKNMGLNQKISRLVLFVGHGSETINNPHASGLDCGACGGHSGDANARVVSTILNDPEVRLALGADGLNIPEDTWFLGALHNTTTDEITLFGTENAPAFLRSEIDELQVRLNHASRLARAERSTLLGIKKDKADSDVIQRCSDWSQVRPEWGLAGNYAFIVGPRSLTSSARLNGQAFLHSYDWKTDPDFSVLELIMTAPMIVASWINLQYFASTTNNPVFGAGNKTIHNVIGTLGVIEGNSGDLKVGLPWQSVHDGTQFVHKPLRLNVVIAAPTSAISGIIQKHSHVRHLLDNNWMNLFAQSDDGRGLEEYVGNLNWKSATVVV